In the genome of Rhodobium gokarnense, one region contains:
- a CDS encoding polysaccharide biosynthesis/export family protein — protein MHHKLLFALAIVGFLGGCSGLPSEGPSAMDISAEDIESLPQTEYIFVTIDANSANVAGQYRLTEFSRNFKVGAPGNGQRLGVGDRISVAIWEAGEDGLFSTENGKKTTVDAIVDENGMIFIPYAGRMRVAGRTVETVRQNIEANLVDKAIQPQVLVYVKGNVSNSAVIVGDISKPGRYPISLRGTRILDLIAGAGGSKYPTYETVVTLKRKDRTATTVLENLFDYPGNNIFLSPNDNILLAHAPRTFTAFGAVETTKEYPFESRTITLAEALARAGGLDDKRADAGGVFLFRFEDVEVARQLSDKVDEQAVSGYKVPVVYRLNFKDPKAFFYARYFELRDKDILYVANHPTAEFGKFLNIIQPGISSARSVDLITR, from the coding sequence ATGCATCACAAACTCCTTTTCGCGCTTGCCATTGTCGGATTTCTGGGCGGCTGTTCGGGGCTTCCGAGCGAAGGTCCGTCGGCGATGGATATCAGCGCGGAAGACATCGAGTCGCTGCCGCAGACGGAATACATTTTCGTCACCATCGACGCCAACAGCGCGAACGTGGCCGGCCAGTACCGGCTGACGGAATTCTCCCGCAATTTCAAGGTCGGCGCGCCGGGTAACGGCCAGCGCCTCGGCGTCGGCGACCGCATCTCCGTGGCAATCTGGGAAGCGGGCGAGGACGGCCTGTTCTCCACGGAGAACGGCAAGAAGACGACCGTCGATGCCATCGTGGACGAGAACGGCATGATCTTCATTCCCTATGCCGGACGGATGCGGGTGGCGGGGCGGACCGTGGAGACGGTGCGCCAGAACATCGAGGCCAACCTCGTCGACAAGGCGATCCAGCCGCAGGTGCTGGTGTACGTGAAGGGGAATGTCAGCAACAGCGCGGTGATCGTCGGCGACATCTCCAAGCCGGGCCGCTATCCGATCTCGCTGCGCGGCACGCGGATTCTCGATCTGATCGCCGGCGCGGGCGGCTCGAAATACCCGACCTACGAGACGGTGGTGACGCTGAAGCGCAAGGATCGCACCGCGACCACCGTGCTTGAGAACCTTTTCGACTATCCGGGCAACAACATCTTCCTGTCGCCGAACGACAATATCCTCCTGGCCCACGCACCGCGCACCTTCACGGCGTTCGGCGCGGTCGAGACCACCAAGGAGTATCCGTTCGAATCGCGGACCATCACGCTGGCCGAGGCTCTGGCCCGGGCCGGCGGCCTCGACGACAAGCGGGCCGACGCCGGCGGCGTGTTCCTGTTCCGCTTCGAGGACGTGGAAGTGGCGCGGCAGCTCAGCGACAAGGTCGATGAGCAGGCCGTTTCCGGCTACAAGGTGCCCGTCGTCTACCGGCTCAACTTCAAGGATCCGAAGGCCTTCTTCTACGCCCGGTATTTCGAGTTGCGCGACAAGGACATCCTCTATGTCGCCAACCATCCGACGGCAGAATTCGGCAAGTTCCTGAACATCATCCAGCCCGGTATTTCCTCGGCGCGCTCGGTTGACCTGATCACCCGCTAG